Below is a genomic region from Cellulomonas sp. P24.
GCGGTCTCGTCGGTGGCGGTCCTCACGGTCGCCGCGCTGATCGGCGTCGGCCAGGGGGTCGAGGCCGTGCAGCAGTCGGAGCGGACGCAGCGGACCGAGGCGGCGGCGGCCGCTGCCGGGACTGCGTACCAGGCTGCAGGAGGCTGGGACGGCGCGGACCTGAGCGGCAGCAGCGCGATCGCCCAGGCGGCCGGGGCCCGGCTGTTCGTGTTCGACGCGTCCGGCAGCGCCGTCCGGGTCGGCTCCGGCATGGGTCAGGGGGCCGGGGGACCCGGGCTGGGGGCGCAGAGCAGCGCGCAGGCCGGTGCGCTGAACGCCGTGACGGCGCCCGTCGTGGTCGACGGCACCACGGTCGGCTCGGTGCGCCTGATGTTCGGGACGTCGTCCGGCACCCGCGCGCGTGACGTCGCGTGGTCGTGGATCGCGGTGGCGGCGGCGGTCGCTCTCGTCGTGGCGGTGGCCGCGAGCTGGTGGGTGACGCGGTGGCTGACACGTCCGATCGACGCGATGACGACCGCGGCGCGCCGGTTCGCGGCGGGGGACCGCGAGGCGCGCACCGGCGAGGCCGGTCCAGGGGAGCTCGGCGAGCTCGCGCACGCCTTCAACGGGATGGCGGACACCGTCGCTCGGTCCGAACGAGACCGTCGGAACCTCACGGCCGACGTCGCGCACGAGCTGCGGACGCCGCTCGCCGTCCTCCAGGCCGGGCTCGAGGAGCTCCGCGACGGCCTGGTCGAACCGACCTCGGAGGGGCTCGCCGGTCTGCACGACCAGTCGTTGCGGCTCGGCCGGATCGTCCAGGACCTGGCGGAGCTCTCGGCGGCCGAGGCGCCCGGGGCCACGGCGACGCGCGACGACGTCGACCTGGCTCAGGTGGTCGCGGACGCGCTCGCGAGCCATGATCCCCAGCTCCGCGCGGCCGGGCTCGTCATCGACCGCGACCTCGCGGGGCCGGCGCTCGTCCGCGCCGACTCGGACCGTCTGCACCAGGCGGTCGGCAACCTCCTCGCGAACGCCGCCCGCTACTGCCGACCGGGGGACGAGGTCCACGTCGTGGTGCGGTCGGACGACGCCGAGGTCGTCCTGGTCGTGGCGGACTCCGGGCCGGGCCTCGCGGCGGACGAGCTCCCGCACGTCTTCGACCGGCTCTGGCGCGGGCGGGGCGCGGAGCACGTCGCCGGGAGCGGGATCGGCCTCGCGGTGGTCCGGGAGATCGTGGTGGCCCACGGCGGGACGATCGACGCGCAGGAGTCCGCCGGTGGCGGGCTGACGGTGACTATCCGGCTGCCGTCGGCTGCTGCGTCGACGCCGCCGGCCGCACGGGGCACAGGGTCTGACCACGCAGGCGGAACACCAGCGCGCCGGCCGTGAGCGCCACGGCTGCGGCCGCGAGGAACGGCTGCACCGGGGCGAACCACGTGAGGGCGCCGGAGTACCCGAGGGCGAGCAGGGCGAGCTTGTTGCACACCGGGCAGCCGACGGCGAACCAGGTGAGGACCCCGCCTGCGATGCCGAACCTGCTCGGCGCCGAAGCGCCGGCGTCGACCTCCTCGGGGGCGTCGCCCGGGCGGGCGCGGACGTACGTGGCTGCGAGCATGCCCGCGAGCAGGGACGAGACGATCCACACCGGGTAGCTCCAGGCCGTGACGGGCACGGCGCGGCCGAACACCGGGTTCGGGATGAGCACGGTCGGGATGCCGATCAGGAGGGCGAAGCCGACACTGAAGCCGGCGGCGGCCACGTACTGACGGGTGGTCCAGGACCGCAGCGCCTGCAGGCTCGCGTCGATCGAACGGCGGGGCTCGGTCCGGCTCGTGACGAGGGGGATCATGCGACCTCCAGGGCGGTGCGGCGGGTGCGACGGCAGGGCTGCCGTCCAGTGTCCCGGATCGGTCAGGAATGCCGACGACCGGTTCGTGCTTGTACTCTCCAAGATACCCCAGGGGGTATACCACCACACCCAAGGAGCTTGATCCATGTCTGAAGTCGTCGTTGACGCGTTCGCCGCGGCCCACGCGGACGGGGCGTTCGTCCTCGATGTCCGTGAGCCCTACGAGTACGTCGGTGGCCACGTCCCCGGTGCGCGCCTCATGCCGGTCGGCCACGTGCCGGCGCACCTGCAGGACCTGCCCCGCGACGAGCGCATCTACGTGATCTGCGCGAGCGGGAACCGGAGCCGCGGGGTGACCGACCTCCTGCGCCGCGCCGGGTTCGACGCCTACTCCGTGATCGGCGGGACGAGCGGCTGGATCGGCTCAGGTCGCCCCGTCGTCGCCGGCCAGCACCCCAACGCGGCCTGACGGCACGTCCGCCGCGGACACCACCGACACGTCTCCCTCACGCCTGAGAAGGAACTACTCCCCATGAGCCCCAGCATCATCGTGATCGACACGCCGTCCCTCGGCGACCGCAGCTACCTCGTGCACGACGGACAGGTCGGCTTCGTCGTCGACCCCCAGCGGGACACCGACCGGGTCCTCGCCGCCGCTGCCGACGCCGGCATCCGGATCACCCACGTGCTCGAGACCCACATCCACAACGACTACGTGACCGGCGGTTACGCCCTCGCCCAGCAGACGGGCGCGAAGTACCTGGTCAACGCCGACGACGTCGTCTCGTTCGACCGGGTCCCGGTGCGCGACGGCGACCTGATCGACGTCAGCCCGACGCTGCAGGTGCGCGTGATCCACACGCCCGGCCACACGTTCACCCACCTCTCGTACGCCCTCGAGGGCCCCGACCCGGTCGTGTTCTCCGGCGGATCGCTGCTCTACGGCTCCACCGGGCGCCCGGACCTGCTCGGCGCGTCGCACACGCACGAGCTCGCCCACCACCAGTACGCGTCGGCGCGTCGGCTCGCCGAGGAGCTGCCGGACGAGACCCAGGTCATGCCGACCCACGGGTTCGGCAGCTTCTGCTCGGCGACCACGACGACCGCCGGCGCCACCGGGTCGACGATCGGCCAGGAGAAGCTCTTCAACCCGGCGCTGAGCAAGGACGAGGAGGCGTACGTCGCCGAGATCGTCGCCGGGCTAGACGCGTACCCCGCCTACTACGTCCACATGGCCCCCGCGAACTCCGCCGGACCTGCGGACGTCGACCTCAGCGCGCCGCAGCAGGCCGACAAGACCGAGCTCCGCCGTCGGCTCGACGCGGGGGAGTGGCTCGTCGACCTCCGCACCCGGACCGCCTTCGCCGCCGGGCACGTGCCGGGGACGTTCAACTTCGGCCTCGACGGCCAGTTCTCGACCTACCTCGGGTGGCTGATCCCGTGGGGGACCCCGGTCACGCTGCTCGGCGACACGCCGGAGCAGGTGGCCGAGGCGCAGCGTGAGCTCGTGCGGATCGGCATCGACTCTCCCGCCGCCGCAGCCACCGGTGCGCCCGAGGACTGGACGGACGGCCCGCTCGGGCAGCTCCAGCTCGCGAGCTTCGCCGACCTGGAGCAGGTGCGCCACCACCGCGAGGTCGTCGTGCTCGACGTGCGGCGCCTGAGCGAGTGGCGCGAGTCGCACATCGACGGAGCGGTCCACATCCCGCTGCACGAGCTCCTCGAACGGCTCGCGGAGATCCCTCGCGCCGAGATCTGGATCCACTGCGCGGGCGGCTACCGTGCCTCGATCGCCGCGTCGTTCCTCCTCGCGAACGGGCACCACGTCGTCTCGGTCAACGGGTCGTTCGCCGAGAGCGCCGCTGCGGCCGGTCTTCCTCTGGTGTCGGAGCTGGTCGCCCAGGCCTGAACCCCCGCGACCTCCCGCCCGATACCGTCGCGGACGGCGCCGTCGCGGCGCCGTCCGCACCCCCACAGCAAGGACTCCACGTGCTCGCGCTCGTCATCCCCGTCGGTCTGCTCATCGGTCTCAGCCTCGGTGCACTCGGTGGAGGAGGGTCGATCCTCGCCGTGCCGGCGCTGGTCTACCTCTTCGGCCAGAGCTCGCACGCGGCGACGACGGGCTCGTTGCTCATCGTGGGGACGACGTCCCTCGTCGGCGCGCTCCCGCACCGGCGCGCGGGACGTGTCAGCCTCGCCAAGGGGGCGGTGTTCGGGATCCTCGGCATCCTGGGCTCGTACATCGGCTCGAGGTTCTCCACCGCGGTGCCTCAGGACGTCCTGCTCGCCGCCTTCTCGGTGCTGATCCTGTTCGTCGCGGTGCTGATGATCCGGCGGCAGCGCCGCAAGCCCGCCCGGGGCGGACAGCCGGCGGTGGATCCTGCGCTCGCGGACGCCCCGGTGATCACGTTCCGACCTGAGTTCACGTGCGACTGCCGCCGGGCGGTCCGGATCGTCCTCACGGCGACGACGGTCGGGCTCCTCACCGGGTTCTTCGGCGTCGGTGGTGGCTTCGCGGTGGTGCCCGCGCTCGTCCTCGCGCTCGGGCTCTCGATGCCGGTCGCGGTCGGGACCTCGTTGCTCGTGATCGGCATCAACAGCGTGACCGCGCTCGCGTTCCGGCTGGACCAGGGCCTCGACCTGGACTGGACGGTGATCGGGCTGTTCACGCTCTCGGCGGTCCTCGGAGGCCTCGCCGGCAACCGCGTCGTCTCGCGCGTCAACCCCGCGCGGCTCAGCCAGGCGTTCGCGATCCTGCTGGTGGCCGTCGCGCTGTACACCGCGGCGCGGAGCATCCCGCACCTGTTCTGAGGCTGCTGAGCCGGGTCCGCCCTCGGCGACGCGGGACGTCCACCCCTCGCGACCCTGGAGGCCTGCCCGCTGTGGTGCGGGGTGTCTGGGCGCCGGGCGAGTGCGCTACCGCGGTCGTCGCGGAGTGTGCCACGCTGCGGAGGTGGGCCGATCGGACCAGCCGGTACCGAAGCGCACCGGCTGGGTCGCACCGCGTCACGGGTCAGGTCGCGACGGTCACCCGCACGCACGACGAAGGGTGGGGTCATGGCACACGAGGGGCTCGGGCGGCGGGACGGCGTCCAGCTGATCGCCTACGCGGACCGCTTCGGCGGAACCCTTCCGGAGCTCCGCGGCGTGCTCGACGGACCCCTCGCCGGGGTGTTCGCGGGCGTGCACGTCCTGCCGTTCTTCACGCCCTTCGACGGGGCCGACGCCGGGTTCGACCCCGTGGACCACACCGCGGTCGACTCGCGCCTCGGGACCTGGGACGACCTCCGTGCGCTCGGTGCGGACTACACCCTCATGGTCGACCTGATCGTCAACCACGTCTCCGCCGACTCGACCGAGTTCCGCGACGTGCTCGCGCGCGGTGACGAGTCACCCCACGCGGCGATGTTCCTCACGATGTCCGACGTCTACCCCGATGGCGCCGACGAGGCCGAGCTCGTGGGCATCTACCGTCCGCGGCCGGGGCTGCCGTTCACGGTCCTCACGCTCGGCGGGCGACGGCGGCTCGTATGGACCACGTTCACGAGCCAGCAGATCGACCTGAACCTCGGCTCGCCTGCGGGTCGCGCGTACCTCGACCGGGTGCTGGCCACGCTCGCCGCGGGCGGTGTGTCGATGGTGCGGCTCGACGCGGTCGGGTACGCGATCAAGACCGCAGGGACGTCGTCGTTCATGACCCCGGAGACGTTCGCGTTCATCGACGAGCTGACCACCCGGGCGAGGGCCCTCGGGGTCGAGGTCCTGGTCGAGATCCACGCGCACTTCGAGCGGCAGATCGCGATCGGCTCCGTGGTCGACCGGGTCTACGACTTCGCCCTGCCGCCGTTGCTGCTGCACTCGCTCTACACCGGCGACGCCGCACCTCTGCGGCGGTGGCTCGGCGTCCGGCCCGCGAACGCCGTGACCGTCCTGGACACGCACGACGGCATCGGTGTGATCGATGTCGGCCCGGACCAGATGGCCGAGGGACGCCCAGGGCTGCTCACCCCGGAGCAGGTGCACGACCTCGTCGAGGGGATCCACGAGCACTCCGGCGGGCAGTCGCGGCAGGCGACCGGCTGGGCGGCCTCGAACCTCGACGTCTACCAGGTGAACTGCACCTACTACGACGCGCTGGGGCGCGACGACGCGGCGTACCTGCTCGCGCGCGCGATCCAGCTCTTCGTGCCCGGCATCCCGCAGGTGTACTACGTCGGTCTGCTCGCGGGCGCGAACGACATGGAGCTGCTCGCGCGCACCGGGGTCGGCCGCGACATCAACCGCCACCGCTACACGGTCGCCGAGATCGAGGCCGAGCTGGAGCGGCCAGTCGTCGCGGCGCTCGTCGGGCTGATCAGGTTCCGCAACTCCCACCCGGCGTTCGGTGGCGAGCCGAGCGTCGGTGGCGACGGCTCCCGACTCGTCCTGACCTGGACGTCCGGAGCCCAGACCGCGTCCCTCACGGCCGACCTCGGCTCCCACCGGGCCACGGTGACCTGGACCGGCCCGGACGGGACCACCCACGCGCACGCCGACCTGCTCGCCTTCGCCACGACCCCCTGACGCCCGACCCCGCCCCGCGATGTCGAGCAGAGAACCGGTCAAGTGGAGCGAAAGTGCGCGACACGCCCGCGTGTCGCGTCACTTTCGCTCCACTTGACGGAGTGCGGGTCAGGTGACGGTGAGGGTGCGGGAGTCGCTCATCGGGGTCCCGCCCTCGCCGCCCGAGGGATCGTCCTCGGTGACGACGACCGTGTACGTGCCCGGGTCGAGCGCGACCGTGAACGAGTACGGCGCGAACGTCTGGCCCTCCGAGGTCATCGTGAAGCCGGACCGGACCGTCGCGCCGGTCGTGTCGAGCACCTTCCACACCACGGTCGCCTCGAAGACGGCCGCATCACCGGAGACGGTGACGGGTGACGTGCTCGTGGCGCCCTCGGTCGGTCGGTCGATCTGGACCAGCAGGAGGACGTCGATCGGATCGGCACGGACGACCGGGGAGTCCCAGACCACGGCACCCCACAGCTCGCCGGCCGGGCTGCCGGCGATCGTCAGCATCACCGGCGCCGTCGGCTGCTCCGCCGCCGCCGTCACGGTGTAGACGAGCTGCTGGATCATCAGCGCTGCACCGGCGGAGCCGACGTTCGCGGTCCGGGCGTCGGACGACAGGTCGACGAGGAGCGTGCCGGCAGTCTGCTGCACCCCGAGGACGGTGGTCGCCGGGTTCCAGGTGGTCGCGTAGTCCGGATCGGCCGGACCCGCGATCATCGCCTCGACCGCCGCGCGGACCGCGTCGGCAGCCGACAACGTGCGGATCTCCCGGGCGAGCCGGAACCCCGTGCGGGTGTCGATCACGTAGTACACGGGCACGTCGACGGTCGCGCCCGTCGACGTCGAGGTCGGCGTGGAGGTCGCCGAGGAAGTGGGCGCGCCAGGAGTCGTGGCTGTCGCCGACGCGGATGGTGCGGCAGGCTCACCCGTCGTGCATCCCGCGAGCAGCGCGAGCGCCGCGATCACGGTCACGATCGGACGCGACCGGCGGGCGCGGGCCGCGACCGGAACGGGCCGTCGGGCGGTCGCTGCTCGACGACGGTGGAGCAGCATGCGGCGCATGGGGGCCTCCCCGGTGGGCGAACCCTCCCGGGACGCTCCTGGTGACGGCTCGCCCTCACCTCCAGTCTCGCACCACCCCCGGGACCGGGCCATGCGACCGAACCGTCGCCGATGCCGTCACGTGGGGTCGCTGAACAGCCAGTCGATCGCCTGCCGGGCGGTCCAGCCGTCCGGGTGCAGCGCCGCGAGCCGTCGTGCGCCGTCGAGATCGGCGCCGAGGGTGACGAGCGCGTCCTCGCTGTAGCCGTCGGCGCGGGTCTGGCCGAGGCCGATGTTGGCGGTCAGGGAGTTGCACAGGCACGCGCGGCCGTCGGTCTCCGCGGCGACGCCGCCCTTGCGGACGTGCAGGTGGACGGGCTCGGCGGGGCAGCGGTACCCGACCGCGCCGGTCTCGCGGACGAACGCCGTCCGGAGGTAGCCGAGATCGCACAGGCGCGGGCGATCGGCGCTGGTGACCGTCTCGGACAGGGTTCCCGGCAGCTGGGCGACCTTGAACGGGAATCCGGTCGGCGAGGCCAACGCGTCGGTGCGCACCTCGAGGGTGCCGTCGCGCAGGCGCTCATGGAGCTGGTCGCGCAGGGCAGGCGTGAGACCCGACTCCTCGGCCAGCGCGAAGAGCGTGCCGACCTGGACGCCGACGGCGCCGCTCGCCCGGGCGGCGGCGATCCCCTCGGGCGTGCCGTAGGACCCGGCGAGCCAGAACGGCAGGCCGACCTCGGCGACCTTCGCGAGGTCGGCGGCGTCCCGGGGGCCGAACACCGGTTGGCCGAGGTCGTCGAACGTCGGGCGTCCGCGGGGGGAGCGTTGTGCCCGCCGGCGCGGGGGCCCTCGACGACGAACCCCTCGGGGCGGATGTGGGCGTCGCGGGCCAGGTAGGCGGCGAGTGCGTGCGCCGAGACGATCGCGAGGAATGCCGGGCGCCGGAGCGTCGGGAGGTCTGCGCCGAGGAGCGCGTGAGGGTCGAGGTCCACCGTGTGGGTCCCGGCGTCGGCACCGCTGACGTCGACCGGCAGCCGCACCGGACGGTGCTCGGCGAGCTCGTCGAGCAGGTGGGGGATGTCGCGCGGGATGCCGGCCCCCATCAGGACGACGTCGACCCCGGCGAGCATCGCCCCGTAGGCGGCGGCCGGGGTGGCCATCTGCACCTTCTCGAGGAAGTTGATGCCGATCGGGCCGTCGTGACCGTGCTTCGCGAGCCATACCTCGACGAAGTTGGCGACCACCGCGAGCTCCTGCGCGGCCTGGTTCTGACGGAGCGCGAGCCGCGGGACGGGGGAGTAGGGGGTGCCGTCCGGGCGGCCGTCGGGCCGGAAGTACCGCTCGAGCACTCGCGCAGCGACCGCGGGGACGGGGAACGCGGCGAGGGCGCGCCGGACGCTGCCGTCGCTGTCGCCGTCCTGCAGGCGGCGGGCGACCACGAGGTCGAGCGCCGTGCCGGAGACCACCCCGAGGTTGCCGGTGCGGGCGACCTCGGCCGCGAGGCGCCACGAGGAGACCCCGACGCCCATGCCGCCGAGGATGACGGCGGGCCGGGGGAGGACGGGGGATCGGGTCGTGCGGGACGTGACGGTGGCGGCTGTCATGCGAGCACCCTCTCATTTCCTACGGTGGCGTAGGTTACTCAACCGTAGGTTACGCATGTCGGCGACGAACTGGGACCAAGGGCCTAGGGTCGCCGTCGCGCCGCGATGACCAGCCCGGACGGTCCACGATCGGATCGCAGCTCGGTGCGGACCATGCGCGGAGTGGTCGCCGACGCCCCGCGGCGGGCGCCCTGCTCGCGCATCGGTGCGCGGTGGAGGAGCGTGGACCCCACGGAGTGAGCACCTCCAGAGGAGGGCATCGTGCACGGAGGCCGAGGGTCTGACGGACCGCCACCTCGCAGGTCGTCGCACAGTGCCGTGCTGGGCGCCGCGCTCGGCGCGGGTGCGGGGTTCGTCGTCGGCGCCGTCGTCTACCTGCTCGTCGGCCCGGTCCTGGAGAGCAGCACCGGGATCGTGCGTGAGATGCAGGGGCTGCTCTGGAACCTCGTCCCGTTCCTGACCGTCGTCGGGGCGCTCGTCGGCCTGGTGCTCGCGCGCCGGCGTCGTTGACGTCGCGAGAGTGATCGCGCTATGTTCGATCTGAGAACATATGTTCGGCAGACGAACACTCGACGATGACTCGGTGCGGTTCTGCCCGAGCGCGCACACGGCGTCGACGGTGCTCCCGTCGATCGATCCGGACGCCGTGCTCGGGCGCCCGTGCTCCACGGGTGGAGCGCCTCGAGTCCCCTGGAGGACGCATGAGCGAGTCAACGGGTCGGACGCCCGACTTCGTCCAGTCGCTCGAACGTGGGCTGGCGGTGATCCGCGCGTTCGACGCCGCGCACCCGCAGCTGACGCTGAGCGACGTCGCGCGCTCGACCGGCCTGACCCGGGCGGCGGCGCGACGGTTCCTCATCACGCTGGTGGAGCTCGGCTACGTGCGGACCGACGGCCGCCTGTTCGCGCTCCGACCACGCATCCTCGAGCTCGGATACTCCTACCTCTCGAGCCTTTCGCTGCCGGAGGTCGCTCACCCGCACATGGAGACGCTCGTCGCCGAGGTGAACGAGTCCTGCTCGGTCTCGGTGCTCGACGGCGACGAGGTCGTCTACGTCGCTCGGGTCCCCACCCGCCGGATCATGACCGTCGCGATCAGCATCGGCACACGGTTCCCCGCCTACGCGACATCGATGGGTCGCGTCCTCCTCGCAGCGCAGCCGGACGCATGGATCGACGCCTATCTCGATCGCGTCGACCTCGTCGCGATCACGCCGCGCACCGTCGTGGACCCGGAGAAGCTGCGCACCACCCTCAGACGCACGCGGGAACAGGGCTTCGCCGTCGTCGATCAGGAGCTCGAGGACGGCCTCCGGTCCCTCGCCGTCCCGCTGCGCGACTCGCACGGCATGGTCGCCGCCGCGATGAACCTCTCGGCGCACGCCAGCCGGGGGAGCTCCGACGCTATCCGCAAGGAGCTCCTGCCGCCGCTGCTCGGCACCGCCCGGCACATCGAGGAGGACCTCGCGCGCGGCACGTCGCGGCCGGTCCCGGTGCGCGGGCAGACCACCGACGCCCCGCAGCCGGCAGAGGAGTCGATGTGACCGTCGACGCCTACCTCTACGACGCGATCCGGACCCCCTTCGGCCGGCTCGGTGGCGCGCTCGCGGGCACCCGACCGGACGACCTCGCCGCCCACGTGATCGCCGAGCTGCTGCGGCGCTCCCCGGCGCTCGACCCGGGGTCCGTCGACGAGGTCGTCCTCGGCAACGCCAACGGGGCCGGAGAGGAGAACCGCAACGTGGCGCGGATGGCCGCCCTGCTCGCGGGGCTGCCGACGAGCGTCCCGGGGACGACCGTCAACCGGCTGTGCGGCTCGAGCCTCGACGCGGCCATCATCGGGTCCCGGCAGATCGCGACCGGGGAGGCGGACGTCGTCGTGATCGGCGGGGTCGAGTCGATGAGCCGGGCGCCGTGGGTGCTCCCGAAGACCGAACGCCCGTACCCGACCGGGGATCTCGCCCTGGCGTCGACCACCCTCGGCTGGCGGCTCGTGAACCCGGCGATGCCTGCGGAATGGACGGTGTCGCTCGGCGAGGCGACCGAGCAGCTCCGCGAACGCCACGGTCTGGCGCGAGAGCGGCAGGACGCGTTCGCGCTGCGCTCGCACCGGCTCGCGGCGCAGGCGTGGGACGACGGGTTCTACGACGACCTCGTCGTCGCGGTCCCCGGCGTCGCGCTCGCCCGGGACGAGTCGGTCCGCCCGGACACGACCGCGGGCCGGCTCGCCGCGCTGCGCACCGTGTTCCGACCGGAGACGAGCGGGGCGACGGTCACGGCCGGCAACGCGTCCCCGCTCAACGACGGGGCGTCGGGGGCCGTCCTCGGGAGCGAGCGGGCGGCCGAGCTGCTCGGCAGGGCGCCGATCGCTCGCATCGCCGGGCGCGCGGCGCATGCGCTCGACCCGCAGCTGTTCGGCTTCGCGCCGGTCGAGGCGGCCAACACCGCGCTCGCCCGTGCCGGCATCACCTGGTCCGACGTCGCGGTCGTCGAGCTGAACGAGGCGTTCGCCGCGCAGTCGCTCGCGTGCATCGACGCGTGGGGGATCGACCCGGAGATCGTCAACCGCCACGGCGGTGCGCTCGCGATCGGGCATCCGCTCGGGGCCTCCGGCACGCGCATCCTCGGCACGCTCGCCCGTGATCTCGAACGGTCGGGGCAGCGGTGGGGTGTCGCGGTCATCTGCATCGGGGTCGGGCAGGGCCTCGCCGTCGTCCTCGAGAACGTCGCGGGCTGAGGCCATGGTGCAGATCCTCAGCACCGTCGACGAGGCGGTCGCGGACGTCCCGGACGGGGCCGTCGTGATGATCGGTGGCTTCGGCACGGCGGGCCAGCCGGTCGAGCTCATCGAGGCCCTGCTCCGGCAGGGGGCGCGTGACCTCACCGTCGTCAACAACAACGCCGGGAACGGCGACGTCGGCCTGGCGGCACTGATCGGGGCCGGACGGGTCCGACGGATCGTCTGCTCGTTCCCTCGGCAGTCCGACAGTCATCACTTCGACGCGCGGTACCGGGCCGGGGAGATCGAGCTGGAGCTCGTGCCGCAGGGGAACCTTGCCGAGCGCATCCGTGCCGCGGGTGCAGGGATCGGCGCGTTCTACACGCCGACCGGTTTCGGGACGCCCCTCGCGGAGGGCAAGGAGACCCGGGAGATCGACGGTCGCCACTACGTCCTGGAGTACCCGCTGCACGCGGACGTCGCCCTGATCAAGGCTCACGTCGGCGACGCGGTCGGCAACCTCGTGTTCCGCAAGACCGCCCGCAACTTCGGGCCGATCATGGCCGGCGCGGCGCGCGTCACGATCGCGCAGGTCTCGCGGATCGTGCCGGCGGGCGCGATCGACCCGGAGAACGTCGTGTCTCCGGGGATCCTCACGAGTCGCCTGGTCGCGGTGCCGGCGGCGCGCACGCCCGAGCCGGAGGAGGGCCAGTGAGACGTGGACTCGATCGGGACGAGCTGGCGGCGGTCGTCGCCCGGGACATCCCGGCAGGCTCGTACGTGAACCTCGGGATCGGACAGCCGACCCGCGTGTCGAACTTCCTCCCACCGGGAAGCGGCGTCACGCTGCACACCGAGAACGGCATGCTGGGGATGGGTCCGGAGGCGCACGGCGACGAGATCGACCCGGACCTCATCAACGCCGGCAAGATCCCGGTCACCGAGCTGCCGGGCGCGTCGTACTTCCACCACGCGGACTCGTTCGCGATGATGCGCGGCGGCCACCTCGACATCTGCGTGCTCGGCGCCTACCAGGTGTCCGAGCGCGGCGACCTCGCGAACTGGCACACCGGGTCGGACGACGACATCCCCGCCGTGGGCGGCGCGATGGACCTGGCGATCGGCGCCAGGGACACCTTCGTCATGATGAGCCTGCTCACGCGCGAGGGCCGCAGCAAGATCGTCCCGGTCTGCACCTACCCGCTGACCGGGATCGGGTGCGTGAGCCGCGTCTACACCGATCTCGCCGTGTTCCTGCTCGACGGCACAGGTGTCACGGTCCGGGAGACCTACGGCATCGGGTTCGACGAGCTCGCGTCCCTCGTCCCGGTACCGTTGCGGCGCGCCTGAGAGCAGGGTCGTCGGAGCGGTGCGTGGGCGCGGGGCGTCGTCGTCCGACCCTCGCACCCGCTCACCGCACGAGGTGCGCCTTCGCCCCGACGACCCGGGCTGCAGCGGCGTCGACGACGGCGGCGAACGCGGGGTCCGAGCGGGCTCGTTGCACGACCGCCGCGACCATCTCCGGCACCACGTCCGGGCTGTGCGAGGCGAGCACGATGTCGTTCCCTGCCTCGATGGCCTTCACGGCGCGGTCGCCGGGTGACCACCCGGTGACCTGCGCGGCTGCGGAGAGGTCGTCGGTGATCACGAGCCCGCGGAACCCGAGCGTGTCGCGCAGCAGGCCCTGGACGACGGCACGGGAGAAGGCCGCGGGCTGCGTCGGATCGATCTGCGCGTAGACGGCCGTCGACGTCATGACGAACGCGGCACCCGCGTCGATGCCCGAGCGGAACGCGGCGACCTGGGGGCTGGTGGCGGTCGTGGTGGTGTCGGTCACCCCTGTGGTCGTGTCGGTGTTGGCCGTCGCGCTGCCGAGGCCGGGGAAGTGCTTGATCGCGACGGCCACACCGGCCTGCTCCATCCCTGCGCTGAACGCGTTCGCGTGCGACGTGACGTCCGCGACGGTGAAGCCGTAGTTGCGCTGCAGGGCGCCGATCGGGGGTTCGTCGCGGCAGCCGCCGCGTCGGGCACCAGACCCATGACCGGCGCGAGATCGAGGTTCACCCCGGCCGAGGCGAGCTCCGTGCCCCA
It encodes:
- a CDS encoding rhodanese-like domain-containing protein, whose translation is MSEVVVDAFAAAHADGAFVLDVREPYEYVGGHVPGARLMPVGHVPAHLQDLPRDERIYVICASGNRSRGVTDLLRRAGFDAYSVIGGTSGWIGSGRPVVAGQHPNAA
- the gtfA gene encoding sucrose phosphorylase, encoding MAHEGLGRRDGVQLIAYADRFGGTLPELRGVLDGPLAGVFAGVHVLPFFTPFDGADAGFDPVDHTAVDSRLGTWDDLRALGADYTLMVDLIVNHVSADSTEFRDVLARGDESPHAAMFLTMSDVYPDGADEAELVGIYRPRPGLPFTVLTLGGRRRLVWTTFTSQQIDLNLGSPAGRAYLDRVLATLAAGGVSMVRLDAVGYAIKTAGTSSFMTPETFAFIDELTTRARALGVEVLVEIHAHFERQIAIGSVVDRVYDFALPPLLLHSLYTGDAAPLRRWLGVRPANAVTVLDTHDGIGVIDVGPDQMAEGRPGLLTPEQVHDLVEGIHEHSGGQSRQATGWAASNLDVYQVNCTYYDALGRDDAAYLLARAIQLFVPGIPQVYYVGLLAGANDMELLARTGVGRDINRHRYTVAEIEAELERPVVAALVGLIRFRNSHPAFGGEPSVGGDGSRLVLTWTSGAQTASLTADLGSHRATVTWTGPDGTTHAHADLLAFATTP
- a CDS encoding rhodanese-like domain-containing protein; this encodes MSPSIIVIDTPSLGDRSYLVHDGQVGFVVDPQRDTDRVLAAAADAGIRITHVLETHIHNDYVTGGYALAQQTGAKYLVNADDVVSFDRVPVRDGDLIDVSPTLQVRVIHTPGHTFTHLSYALEGPDPVVFSGGSLLYGSTGRPDLLGASHTHELAHHQYASARRLAEELPDETQVMPTHGFGSFCSATTTTAGATGSTIGQEKLFNPALSKDEEAYVAEIVAGLDAYPAYYVHMAPANSAGPADVDLSAPQQADKTELRRRLDAGEWLVDLRTRTAFAAGHVPGTFNFGLDGQFSTYLGWLIPWGTPVTLLGDTPEQVAEAQRELVRIGIDSPAAAATGAPEDWTDGPLGQLQLASFADLEQVRHHREVVVLDVRRLSEWRESHIDGAVHIPLHELLERLAEIPRAEIWIHCAGGYRASIAASFLLANGHHVVSVNGSFAESAAAAGLPLVSELVAQA
- a CDS encoding sulfite exporter TauE/SafE family protein, translating into MLALVIPVGLLIGLSLGALGGGGSILAVPALVYLFGQSSHAATTGSLLIVGTTSLVGALPHRRAGRVSLAKGAVFGILGILGSYIGSRFSTAVPQDVLLAAFSVLILFVAVLMIRRQRRKPARGGQPAVDPALADAPVITFRPEFTCDCRRAVRIVLTATTVGLLTGFFGVGGGFAVVPALVLALGLSMPVAVGTSLLVIGINSVTALAFRLDQGLDLDWTVIGLFTLSAVLGGLAGNRVVSRVNPARLSQAFAILLVAVALYTAARSIPHLF
- a CDS encoding HAMP domain-containing sensor histidine kinase; this encodes MSAGRAGMGPLGRRLLLVFVLVAVSSVAVLTVAALIGVGQGVEAVQQSERTQRTEAAAAAAGTAYQAAGGWDGADLSGSSAIAQAAGARLFVFDASGSAVRVGSGMGQGAGGPGLGAQSSAQAGALNAVTAPVVVDGTTVGSVRLMFGTSSGTRARDVAWSWIAVAAAVALVVAVAASWWVTRWLTRPIDAMTTAARRFAAGDREARTGEAGPGELGELAHAFNGMADTVARSERDRRNLTADVAHELRTPLAVLQAGLEELRDGLVEPTSEGLAGLHDQSLRLGRIVQDLAELSAAEAPGATATRDDVDLAQVVADALASHDPQLRAAGLVIDRDLAGPALVRADSDRLHQAVGNLLANAARYCRPGDEVHVVVRSDDAEVVLVVADSGPGLAADELPHVFDRLWRGRGAEHVAGSGIGLAVVREIVVAHGGTIDAQESAGGGLTVTIRLPSAAASTPPAARGTGSDHAGGTPARRP